The Anolis carolinensis isolate JA03-04 chromosome 2, rAnoCar3.1.pri, whole genome shotgun sequence genome has a window encoding:
- the LOC134296135 gene encoding uncharacterized protein LOC134296135 has product MGGKESKRSKGAEGSMTPLQCMLDNFDKFSKYTYEKGMKPNKLRSLCEVEWPSFPLTPQWPPEGSLDLALTANVYRFVGEVHPDQAKYISAWYDIVRKPPDWLRECKCMVVEEVVPGGNRGLASGNSQRGIGTPMGKRGGRQIAKPPPYQDSGNPADEPMPAPPYIPTLYTPLTSHVRGGAVGGLDLTAAASAPKQEQPAVSSSPQPLYPSEEIKRTERQAKIDARQKLVELKQAHCYSESSDDEATLCPIREVPQLVPLSLDDQGRPRFETRTLFQHVPFTSSDILNWRTNRPAWSEDPRGMANLVEGIIQTHNPSWVDLKQLLEALLTAEERVLLTQVGRQEAAKEHATSRSIDAVDVYQERVFPVREDPHWDLNEPGGPGKDALRLYQNLVVRALRRGVPRVPNLKKIYQMEQEKNESPVAFLERLREAFEKFSPYDMDDQRDQAAGKIVLKSVFSSQCSPDIRRKLQKDAGLAHLTLERILEIANQVYLSREVVQAKKDETAVARRAKVIAAVFQGGQSQRPRGSGWKGKDQGKKGPGGKPLGKNECARCHKHGHWAADCKVDLEKGQNRKVQNGNWKGKRQNRGAAGQPRWAPVAAGLVDPALDVHGLASVREEDEYEQ; this is encoded by the coding sequence atgggtgggaaagaatcaaagAGATCCAAAGGAGCAGAAGGGTCGATGACCCCTCTCCAATGCATGTTAGATAATTTTGATAAGTTTTCCAAATACACATATGAGAAAGGAATGAAGCCAAACAAGTTGCGCTCGCTGTGTGAGGTGGAATGGCCCTCATTccccctcactccccagtggcctCCTGAAGGGTCACTCGATCTTGCTTTGACTGCGAATGTCTATAGATTTGTTGGTGAGGTACACCCTGATCAGGCCAAATACATCTCGGCTTGGTATGATATTGTACGGAAACCACCTGATTGGTTGAGAGAATGCAAATGCATGGTGGTTGAAGAGGTGGTGCCTGGGGGGAATAGAGGACTTGCCTCAGGTAATTCCCAAAGGGGAATTGGCACCCCAATGGGAAAGAGAGGGGGAAGACAAATTGCCAAACCTCCCCCCTACCAAGATTCAGGGAATCCGGCTGACGAACCCATGCCGGCTCCCCCGTATATACCTACCCTCTATACTCCACTGACATCACACGTAAGGGGAGGTGCGGTAGGGGGACTTGACCTCACGGCAGCGGCAAGCGCCCCCAAGCAGGAGCAGCCTGCGGTGAGTTCTAGCCCCCAGCCGctctacccctcagaagagatAAAGCGAACGGAGAGGCAGGCAAAAATAGATGCCCGCCAGAAGCTGGTAGAATTGAAGCAAGCCCATTGTTATAGTGAATCAAGTGATGATGAGGCAACATTGTGCCCCATAAGGGAGGTGCCGCAACTTGTGCCATTGTCCCTAGATGATCAGGGGCGCCCTAGATTTGAGACTAGGACTTTGTTTCAACACGTTCCTTTTACTTCTTCGGACATTCTCAACTGGCGGACGAACCGTCCCGCCTGGTCAGAAGATCCGAGAGGCATGGCGAACCTGGTTGAAGGTATCATTCAGACACACAATCCTAGCTGGGTGGATTTGAAACAGTTGTTAGAGGCTTTGTTGACGGCAGAAGAACGAGTATTGTTGACGCAAGTGGGTAGACAGGAGGCTGCAAAGGAGCATGCAACCTCTCGTAGTATAGATGCTGTGGATGTGTACCAGGAAAGGGTATTCCCAGTGAGGGAAGACCCACATTGGGATTTGAATGAACCAGGTGGCCCTGGTAAGGATGCACTGAGGTTGTATCAGAATTTGGTTGTGCGCGCTTTGAGGAGAGGAGTTCCAAGGGtcccaaatttgaaaaagatttaCCAGATGGAGCAGGAAAAGAATGAAAGTCCGGTCGCATTTCTGGAAAGGCTCAGGGAAGCGTTTGAGAAGTTCTCTCCCTATGACATGGATGATCAGAGGGATCAAGCTGCAGGAAAGATAGTGTTGAAGAGTGTTTTCTCTAGCCAGTGTAGcccagacatacggagaaagttacagaaggatgctggtttggctcatttgactttggaaaggattttggaaATTGCAAATCAGGTTTACTTGTCTCGTGAGGTTGTGCAGGCAAAGAAAGATGAAACAGCGGTGGCTCGCAGGGCCAAGGTCATAGCTGCTGTGTTCCAGGGGGGACAGTCGCAAAGACCCAGAGGATCGGGCTGGAAAGGAAAAGATCAAGGAAAGAAAGGACCAGGGGGCAAGCCGCTGGGAAAGAATGAATGTGCAAGGTGTCACAAGCATGGGCATTGGGCAGCCGATTGCAAAGTGGATCTTGAGAAAGGACAGAATAGAAAAGTGCAGAATGGAAAttggaaagggaaaaggcagaaccgtGGAGCTGCCGGCCAGCCCAGATGGGCTCCGGTTGCAGCTGGATTGGTAGACCCTGCGTTAGATGTGCATGGATTGGCCTCCGTGAGGGAGGAGGATGAGTATGAGCAATAG